One genomic region from Spirosoma sp. KCTC 42546 encodes:
- a CDS encoding DoxX family protein, whose translation MKKTKITYWVLTGLFAFVMAGSAIPNIMVNPMSVQGFTEMGYPTYIIPFLGWAKLLGAIAILVPGFPRLKEWAYAGLIFDLLGATYSVANSGKAVSQWAPIFIFVALGFSSYIFYHKKLKATATASSETAPIQEVLS comes from the coding sequence ATGAAAAAGACAAAAATCACGTATTGGGTACTAACGGGTCTGTTCGCATTTGTTATGGCGGGTTCGGCTATTCCCAATATTATGGTCAACCCAATGTCGGTGCAAGGTTTTACTGAGATGGGGTACCCTACGTACATCATTCCATTTCTGGGCTGGGCCAAGCTATTGGGTGCAATTGCCATTCTGGTTCCGGGTTTTCCTCGCCTTAAAGAGTGGGCCTATGCCGGGCTTATATTCGATCTGCTGGGTGCTACGTATTCCGTCGCAAATAGTGGTAAAGCTGTCAGCCAGTGGGCGCCTATCTTTATTTTTGTGGCGCTGGGCTTTAGCTCGTATATTTTCTATCATAAGAAATTGAAAGCAACAGCTACAGCCTCATCAGAAACTGCTCCGATACAAGAAGTGCTCTCCTAG
- a CDS encoding MarR family winged helix-turn-helix transcriptional regulator yields the protein MPSPPQHDQELSTELRTVVTRLIKKLRTQSPTHAKLSLTERSVIKLLDKQKEMLPNEIAKMEKVTTQSMSQILNHLLALGYITRNPSKIDKRKVLISLSETGEAILHAVRNEVDEWLTKAIQETCSTEDKAILRQALVPLSKLLEVD from the coding sequence ATGCCCTCGCCACCCCAACATGATCAGGAGCTATCAACCGAGCTACGAACGGTTGTGACCCGGCTTATTAAAAAGCTACGCACCCAGTCGCCGACTCATGCAAAACTTTCGCTTACCGAACGGTCTGTTATTAAGCTGCTCGATAAGCAGAAAGAAATGCTGCCCAACGAAATTGCTAAAATGGAAAAGGTGACGACACAGTCGATGTCGCAGATTCTGAATCATCTGTTGGCGCTTGGCTACATTACCCGGAACCCCTCAAAAATCGATAAGCGAAAAGTTCTAATCTCACTATCGGAAACAGGTGAGGCCATTTTACATGCTGTCAGAAATGAGGTAGATGAGTGGTTGACTAAAGCCATACAGGAAACTTGCTCTACCGAAGACAAAGCAATCCTTCGTCAGGCACTGGTCCCCTTAAGCAAGCTATTGGAAGTCGACTGA
- a CDS encoding NIPSNAP family protein: protein MKRRKFVKASLLTSAVISPVSAAIAASDAQQNASPEFYELRIYSLKNARQRKAVETYFQNALIPALNRLGSKNIGVFTEYLPQGFTKLVAVIPFNALDDYFSMPDKLANDTAYQQAGTDYLTAEATAPAYERIESSLLKAFALMPRLEVPEKKSRIFELRRYESHNETAGKKKIEMFNQGGEIAIFKRVGLTPVFFGETLIGPMRPNLTYMLTFDNMEEHDQNWKTFGSDPEWKKISSVPEFTDARIVSNITRMFLIPAAFSQV from the coding sequence ATGAAAAGACGTAAGTTCGTAAAGGCATCCTTACTCACAAGTGCCGTTATTTCTCCAGTAAGCGCGGCTATAGCTGCTTCCGATGCTCAGCAAAATGCAAGCCCGGAGTTTTATGAATTGCGGATTTATAGCCTGAAAAATGCCAGACAGCGAAAAGCGGTCGAAACCTATTTTCAGAATGCCCTCATTCCGGCGCTTAATCGGTTAGGTAGCAAAAACATTGGTGTATTCACCGAATATCTTCCGCAGGGATTTACGAAACTGGTTGCCGTTATCCCCTTCAACGCGCTGGACGATTATTTTTCAATGCCCGATAAACTGGCCAACGATACCGCTTACCAGCAAGCCGGAACCGATTATTTAACAGCCGAAGCCACCGCGCCTGCCTACGAACGTATTGAAAGTTCCTTACTAAAAGCCTTTGCCTTAATGCCCAGGTTGGAAGTGCCCGAAAAAAAGTCGCGCATTTTTGAGTTACGTCGCTATGAAAGCCATAACGAGACGGCAGGAAAGAAGAAAATCGAGATGTTTAATCAGGGGGGCGAAATCGCTATTTTCAAACGGGTAGGCCTGACTCCTGTATTTTTCGGTGAAACGCTGATTGGCCCCATGCGCCCCAATCTGACCTATATGTTAACCTTCGACAACATGGAGGAGCACGACCAGAACTGGAAAACCTTTGGCAGTGATCCGGAATGGAAAAAGATCAGCTCCGTGCCCGAGTTTACCGATGCCCGAATTGTGTCCAATATCACCCGAATGTTCCTGATTCCCGCGGCTTTCTCCCAGGTATAG
- a CDS encoding RagB/SusD family nutrient uptake outer membrane protein: MKLSYKFLVAFCSSLALTGCMEVLDKTDLSSTSGALIFKDSTLTQMNLDYIYDQNLPVPIGSLGPEPTGLSGLSDESYADSKLLQGSLLINEIGDFGTKLDATNNYGKIRVINTFLSDVNAGTLPQFTKNKLRAQAQFFRAWRYFDLVRLYGGVPLVLSPLAAVGVEAKQLDFLPRNTTAECFAQIVSDLDSTIASVPGRWAASSDWGRITKGTAAALKGRVLLYAASPQFNPSDDQAKWQASYNANKQAYDVLTANGFGLHASFDQLWFQEVNNPEAVFITGYNTATGDQLRKNNGYDNSTRPSYAGTAGGSNQPSWEMVKAFPMLDGKKVGESTKYTYTDQLFYKNRDPRFDKTIAYNGATWPLNGNTANKVWTYFVGGKTVESKASNTGFYTRKAINPSVSAGDVQYSGTDWIEIRFAEVLLNLAESAVGINQLDEAYTQLKAIRKRAGIEAGTDGLYGLQANMSRAELFDAILYERQLEFAFEGKRFWDLRRWKLIEKTLNGKRRTGVTINLKTTGVPADFATTRDNVSLDKAYTDYFTLAFKQLDTKYDIAWKPEYYFFAIPQTAIDNNPKLIQNNTWGGAFDPLK; the protein is encoded by the coding sequence ATGAAACTCTCCTATAAATTCCTTGTCGCCTTCTGCTCATCGCTTGCCCTGACGGGCTGCATGGAGGTGCTCGATAAAACCGATCTGAGTTCAACCAGCGGGGCGCTGATCTTTAAAGATTCGACGCTGACCCAGATGAACCTCGATTACATTTACGATCAGAACCTGCCAGTTCCCATTGGCTCGTTAGGACCGGAACCAACGGGTTTAAGCGGCCTGTCTGATGAGTCGTATGCCGATAGTAAGTTGTTACAGGGCTCCTTGCTGATCAATGAAATTGGTGATTTCGGTACTAAACTCGATGCAACCAACAACTATGGCAAGATTCGGGTCATCAACACGTTTTTGAGCGATGTAAACGCTGGAACCTTACCTCAGTTTACCAAGAACAAACTTCGGGCTCAGGCGCAGTTTTTCCGGGCCTGGCGGTATTTCGATCTGGTACGTTTATACGGAGGGGTACCGCTGGTTTTGTCGCCCCTGGCAGCTGTTGGTGTCGAAGCCAAACAACTTGACTTTCTGCCACGAAATACGACCGCCGAATGTTTTGCCCAGATTGTCAGTGATCTTGATTCAACGATTGCATCGGTACCAGGCCGTTGGGCTGCTTCCAGTGATTGGGGACGGATTACGAAAGGGACTGCGGCTGCGTTGAAGGGACGAGTCCTGTTGTATGCGGCAAGTCCTCAGTTTAATCCATCCGACGATCAGGCAAAATGGCAGGCATCTTATAACGCCAATAAACAGGCTTATGATGTATTGACGGCCAATGGATTTGGACTGCACGCGTCGTTCGATCAACTATGGTTCCAGGAAGTCAATAACCCCGAAGCGGTTTTCATCACCGGGTATAACACGGCAACAGGCGATCAGTTGAGGAAAAACAACGGCTATGACAATAGCACCCGCCCGTCGTATGCCGGAACAGCCGGTGGTTCAAATCAGCCATCGTGGGAAATGGTGAAAGCCTTCCCGATGCTGGACGGAAAAAAAGTAGGTGAGTCGACCAAATACACCTATACCGATCAGTTGTTCTATAAAAACCGTGATCCTCGTTTCGACAAAACTATTGCTTATAATGGCGCAACCTGGCCGCTCAATGGAAACACTGCCAATAAAGTATGGACGTATTTCGTAGGCGGAAAAACCGTTGAATCGAAAGCGAGCAACACGGGCTTTTATACGCGCAAAGCGATAAATCCATCTGTTTCGGCAGGGGATGTCCAGTATTCGGGTACCGATTGGATTGAAATTCGGTTTGCCGAAGTACTGCTGAATCTGGCTGAAAGTGCCGTTGGTATTAACCAACTGGACGAAGCCTACACGCAACTGAAAGCCATTCGTAAACGGGCAGGTATTGAAGCTGGTACAGATGGACTCTACGGACTACAGGCCAACATGAGCCGGGCTGAACTATTTGATGCGATTCTGTACGAACGTCAACTGGAATTCGCCTTTGAAGGTAAACGGTTCTGGGATCTGCGTCGTTGGAAACTGATCGAAAAAACATTGAATGGTAAACGCAGAACCGGTGTAACGATCAATCTGAAAACGACGGGTGTTCCCGCCGATTTTGCCACCACCCGCGACAATGTTAGTCTGGATAAGGCGTATACGGACTACTTCACCCTTGCCTTCAAGCAATTGGATACGAAGTATGATATTGCCTGGAAACCAGAGTATTATTTCTTTGCTATTCCGCAAACGGCAATTGACAACAACCCCAAACTAATACAGAACAATACCTGGGGTGGTGCCTTTGACCCATTGAAATAA
- a CDS encoding AraC family transcriptional regulator, with protein sequence MKKTESLEEFYKKKFNWLPDNLQRGIGHFNVFRLEDCLGLGVPGVQYSRRDFYKISLIRGENVYHYADKSIQINGTTLMFFNPQVPYTWESLSDDKTGFFCIFTEAFFTEKIRGSLSELPMFMAGSKPAYILNATQDEHVSTLFLKMIDEIGSDYQYKYDLLRNYVTELIHYALKMQPSETLHQHLDAKSRITAVFTELLERQFPIESPAQRFKMRSASDFANQLSIHVNHLNRSIRETTGKTTTDYIAERLASEAKALLKHTDWTIAEISYSLGFDEPAHFNHFFKKQIHLTPSAYRNV encoded by the coding sequence ATGAAAAAGACGGAATCTCTCGAAGAGTTTTATAAGAAGAAGTTCAACTGGCTGCCCGATAACCTGCAACGGGGTATTGGCCACTTTAATGTATTTCGACTCGAGGATTGCCTGGGTTTAGGCGTTCCCGGCGTGCAATACAGCCGTCGGGACTTTTATAAGATCAGCCTGATCCGGGGAGAAAACGTATACCACTATGCCGATAAAAGTATTCAGATCAACGGCACGACTCTCATGTTTTTCAACCCACAGGTACCCTATACCTGGGAGTCATTATCTGACGATAAAACCGGCTTCTTCTGCATTTTTACCGAAGCGTTCTTCACCGAAAAAATCAGGGGGAGCCTGAGTGAGTTGCCAATGTTCATGGCAGGGAGCAAACCAGCCTATATTCTAAATGCTACTCAGGATGAACACGTTAGCACGTTATTTCTGAAAATGATCGACGAAATTGGCTCTGATTATCAATATAAGTATGACTTGCTTCGCAATTATGTAACGGAATTGATTCATTACGCACTGAAGATGCAACCTTCGGAAACACTGCACCAGCATCTGGACGCCAAATCACGGATCACAGCCGTTTTTACCGAGTTACTGGAACGTCAGTTCCCAATCGAATCGCCTGCACAACGGTTTAAGATGCGTTCAGCCAGTGATTTTGCCAATCAGTTATCCATCCACGTCAACCACCTGAACCGATCTATTCGGGAAACGACCGGCAAAACGACCACGGATTACATTGCCGAACGACTGGCCAGCGAAGCGAAAGCGTTATTGAAACATACTGACTGGACTATAGCCGAAATCAGCTACAGTCTTGGTTTTGACGAGCCAGCTCATTTCAATCACTTTTTCAAGAAACAGATCCACCTGACACCCTCCGCTTATCGAAATGTTTGA
- a CDS encoding oxidoreductase → MDTKNVWFITGASKGLGLSLVKQLLQQGYNVAATSRNIEDLSRAVGQADNHFLPLSVDLKTEASVEAAINATIAQFGRIDVVVNNAGYGLLGSIEELTDQEARENFDVNVFGSLNVVRSAMPHLREQQSGHIINISSIGGFTGNFPGFGIYCATKFAVEGFSESLAAEAKAFGINVTIVSPGYFRTDFLAASSLGVPSRQIDAYEAVRASQQAHQTQINGNQPGDPEKAVAALIRIASEQNPPLHLFLGQDAYDMAYTKINAVKNELENWKAMTVSTGFDAESVIA, encoded by the coding sequence ATGGATACCAAAAACGTATGGTTTATAACAGGAGCGTCAAAAGGATTAGGGCTTTCACTGGTCAAACAACTACTACAACAGGGTTACAACGTTGCGGCAACCTCCCGAAACATCGAAGATCTGAGTCGGGCTGTCGGTCAGGCAGACAACCACTTCCTGCCACTATCGGTTGATCTGAAAACTGAAGCAAGTGTTGAAGCAGCCATAAACGCTACTATTGCACAGTTCGGGCGTATTGATGTGGTGGTGAATAATGCGGGCTATGGCTTACTAGGCAGTATTGAAGAGTTAACCGATCAGGAAGCCCGCGAAAATTTCGATGTCAATGTATTTGGCTCCCTGAACGTGGTCCGTTCTGCGATGCCCCATCTGAGAGAACAACAGTCGGGACATATCATTAATATATCGTCCATCGGCGGCTTCACAGGTAACTTTCCGGGATTTGGGATCTACTGTGCAACCAAGTTTGCCGTAGAAGGCTTTTCGGAATCGCTGGCGGCCGAAGCCAAAGCGTTTGGCATCAATGTGACAATTGTTTCACCCGGTTATTTCCGAACGGACTTTTTGGCCGCCAGTTCCCTCGGCGTTCCCAGTCGCCAGATTGACGCATACGAAGCGGTACGGGCAAGCCAGCAGGCGCACCAAACTCAGATCAACGGCAACCAACCCGGCGATCCTGAAAAGGCAGTTGCAGCGCTGATCCGGATTGCATCAGAACAAAACCCTCCGCTGCACTTATTCCTTGGCCAGGATGCGTATGACATGGCGTACACGAAAATAAATGCCGTTAAGAATGAGCTGGAAAATTGGAAAGCTATGACCGTTTCGACTGGTTTTGACGCAGAAAGTGTCATCGCTTAA
- a CDS encoding glycoside hydrolase N-terminal domain-containing protein: MRLHLSLLISCLTLSTQAQPPVPPSLVLWYKQPANQWVEALPIGNGRLGGMVFGGILEDHIQFNEATLWTGGPREYQREGAAQFLPQIRQLLADGKQAEAEKLAQEQFMGKQSHESDYTQKKDAWFASVRDVINKKPSPASAEFDDQAWKTMSVPTADGWEKSGLEGLDGAVWFRTSFELPAAWAGKDVILDMGRIRDQDFTYLNGELIGTAEGIAKNRRYTIPAAKLRVGKNQLAIQVINLFDKGGFIGVKTNPPTFVVYPVGQQPTDGVPLTNPFKYWIQDDAPPAVPRYQADYQPFGDLWLRFKEHGLAMNYRFELDLTKALSRVSYTADGVRFTREYLASSPDQAIAVHLTASKPGQISFETTLTSLHKGSSVRRIDNQTIALSVQVRNGALKGESLLHIQTQKGQISVSDGKLIVSGADEATLYLTAGTNFKNYKDVSGDPAMISQRPLQALRTKRFETVKAAHIREYQAYFNTLTIDLGGSPNEGLPSDERLQQFEKSYDPSLAALYLQYGRYLLISSSRPGNQPANLQGIWNDLLTPPWGSKYTTNINLEMNYWPAEMLNLSACHEPLLAAIEEMAESGRKTAKAHYNTRGWVLHHNTDLWRGTAPINASNHGIWVSGGAWVSHHLWEHYRYTQDRTFLQKRGYPLMKDAARFFVDFLIKDPKTGWLISTPSNSPEHGGLVAGPTMDHQIIRDLFKNCIAASEILGTDAAFRDTLKTMYTQIAPNQIGKRGQLQEWLQDVDDPKDTHRHVSHLWGVHPGTDITWDSTPDLMKAARQSLLERGDEGTGWSLAWKINFWARFHDGNHAYNMLKLLFRPAISPEGITGGGSYPNLFDAHPPFQIDGNFGGASGIAEMLVQSQGKTIDLLPALPSSLPTGYINGICAQGGFVLNIRWQNGHLSGIDITSKAGQPCILRYGDKQVSLTTESGKTYKLNGELKVI; the protein is encoded by the coding sequence ATGCGCCTACACCTTTCTCTTTTAATAAGCTGTCTAACCCTGTCAACGCAAGCGCAACCTCCTGTTCCGCCGTCGCTTGTTCTGTGGTACAAACAACCTGCGAATCAGTGGGTAGAAGCGCTCCCCATTGGCAATGGCCGATTGGGCGGCATGGTATTCGGAGGTATTCTGGAGGATCATATTCAGTTCAACGAAGCAACCCTCTGGACAGGTGGGCCGCGTGAATATCAGCGGGAAGGTGCAGCCCAATTCTTGCCCCAGATTCGGCAATTATTGGCTGATGGCAAACAGGCAGAAGCCGAAAAGCTAGCTCAGGAGCAATTCATGGGCAAGCAGAGCCATGAATCAGATTATACCCAGAAAAAAGATGCCTGGTTTGCCAGCGTTCGCGATGTAATAAACAAAAAACCGAGCCCTGCATCGGCTGAATTTGATGATCAGGCCTGGAAAACAATGTCGGTTCCAACGGCTGATGGCTGGGAAAAATCTGGCCTTGAAGGCCTGGATGGGGCCGTCTGGTTTCGTACCTCGTTTGAATTACCCGCAGCCTGGGCGGGCAAGGACGTTATACTGGATATGGGTAGAATCCGCGACCAGGATTTTACGTACCTGAACGGCGAACTTATTGGTACAGCCGAAGGCATCGCCAAAAACCGACGTTATACCATTCCGGCGGCAAAACTGCGCGTCGGCAAGAATCAACTGGCCATTCAGGTCATTAACCTCTTCGATAAAGGCGGATTTATCGGCGTCAAAACCAACCCGCCAACCTTTGTCGTTTATCCGGTAGGCCAGCAACCAACGGACGGCGTTCCACTAACCAACCCATTCAAGTATTGGATTCAGGACGATGCGCCCCCTGCCGTCCCCCGCTATCAGGCTGATTATCAACCCTTCGGTGATCTCTGGCTACGATTTAAAGAACACGGGCTAGCCATGAACTATCGCTTCGAACTGGATCTAACAAAGGCACTCTCCCGCGTTTCGTACACGGCCGATGGGGTACGATTTACCCGCGAATACCTCGCCAGCTCACCCGACCAGGCGATTGCCGTTCACCTGACGGCCAGTAAGCCAGGTCAAATCAGTTTCGAGACAACCCTGACCAGCCTGCATAAAGGCAGCTCCGTTCGGCGCATTGATAATCAGACGATTGCCTTGTCGGTGCAAGTACGAAACGGCGCATTAAAAGGCGAAAGTCTGCTGCATATTCAGACGCAGAAAGGCCAGATAAGCGTGTCGGACGGGAAGCTCATTGTTTCGGGAGCGGATGAAGCGACGCTCTATCTAACCGCAGGCACCAATTTCAAAAACTACAAAGACGTTTCCGGTGATCCGGCCATGATAAGCCAGCGACCCTTGCAAGCCCTACGCACAAAACGCTTCGAAACCGTTAAAGCGGCTCATATACGGGAATACCAGGCTTATTTCAATACCTTGACAATCGATCTGGGCGGCTCGCCCAATGAGGGACTTCCTAGCGATGAACGACTGCAACAATTTGAGAAATCGTACGATCCATCGTTAGCGGCCTTATACCTCCAGTATGGTCGGTATTTATTGATCTCGAGTTCAAGGCCAGGCAATCAACCGGCCAATTTACAAGGTATCTGGAACGATCTGCTCACGCCCCCCTGGGGCAGTAAGTACACGACCAATATCAATCTGGAAATGAACTACTGGCCCGCCGAAATGCTGAATCTGTCGGCCTGCCACGAACCGTTGTTAGCCGCCATCGAAGAAATGGCCGAATCAGGCCGGAAGACGGCCAAAGCGCACTATAATACCCGAGGCTGGGTGCTGCACCACAACACCGATCTCTGGCGGGGAACGGCACCTATCAACGCATCGAATCATGGTATCTGGGTGAGTGGGGGTGCCTGGGTATCGCATCACCTCTGGGAGCATTACCGGTATACGCAGGATCGGACTTTCCTCCAAAAACGGGGGTATCCGCTGATGAAAGATGCCGCCCGCTTCTTCGTCGATTTTCTCATTAAAGACCCAAAAACCGGCTGGCTCATCAGTACGCCCTCCAATTCGCCTGAACACGGTGGTCTGGTGGCTGGTCCGACGATGGATCACCAGATTATCCGCGATCTGTTCAAAAACTGCATTGCTGCCAGTGAAATCCTGGGTACCGATGCCGCTTTCCGGGATACGCTGAAGACCATGTACACCCAGATTGCACCGAATCAGATTGGCAAACGTGGCCAGTTACAGGAATGGTTACAGGATGTTGACGATCCAAAGGATACCCACCGGCACGTATCGCACCTCTGGGGCGTTCATCCCGGCACCGACATTACCTGGGACAGCACGCCCGATCTGATGAAAGCCGCCCGCCAATCGCTGCTGGAGCGTGGCGATGAAGGAACCGGCTGGAGTCTGGCCTGGAAAATCAATTTCTGGGCGCGATTCCACGATGGTAATCATGCTTATAACATGCTCAAACTCCTCTTCCGGCCCGCTATTTCGCCGGAAGGCATTACGGGTGGCGGCTCCTACCCCAACCTCTTCGATGCGCACCCACCCTTTCAAATCGACGGCAATTTTGGTGGGGCCAGTGGTATAGCCGAAATGTTGGTACAAAGTCAGGGTAAAACCATTGACCTACTCCCCGCGCTTCCCTCCTCCTTACCAACGGGCTACATCAACGGCATCTGTGCTCAGGGTGGTTTCGTACTTAACATCCGCTGGCAAAATGGCCATTTGAGTGGCATTGACATTACCTCCAAAGCCGGTCAACCCTGCATTCTCCGCTATGGCGATAAACAAGTAAGTCTGACAACTGAATCGGGAAAAACTTATAAGCTAAATGGGGAGTTGAAAGTAATATGA
- a CDS encoding YtxH domain-containing protein, with protein sequence MKNYIKGVLSGIAAGLLIGYMTAPNSGKKTRKKIVKALDKQAKELTSSLSEQWDKTIAKAEEVVGSVKG encoded by the coding sequence ATGAAAAATTACATCAAAGGAGTTCTGTCCGGCATTGCGGCAGGGTTACTAATTGGCTACATGACGGCCCCTAATTCCGGCAAGAAAACGCGTAAAAAAATTGTCAAAGCACTTGATAAACAGGCCAAAGAATTGACCAGCAGCCTAAGTGAGCAGTGGGATAAGACAATTGCAAAGGCCGAGGAAGTTGTTGGCAGCGTAAAAGGATAA
- a CDS encoding DNA glycosylase AlkZ-like family protein — MNLTRIDLRHQAISASLFKPTSLSQAVEQLGFVQADPIRSPARAQDLILRHRVENYRVGDLEQNYSSILLEEDFLYAYGFMPLSTWQLLHPRHERELSSDEQRVLAIVASQKRIHPRELEAHLGAGRERNDWGGFSKTTTRTLQSLHYHGALRVAERANGIRLYALANRQHEPMEPSERLRQLVLLIANLLGPLSDRSLRAVVQHLSRGAPTLEGRQSSVKKLIESGELAYAVVDSIRYVWPGWWAIDNRPNETVRFLAPFDPLSWDRARFEHFWDWLYRFEAYTPPAKRQLGYYAMPMLWRDDIIGWVNISNQNGNFFVEPGFKKDVSNDQDFDREYEAEVERFRLFLQKR, encoded by the coding sequence ATGAACTTGACGAGAATAGACTTACGGCATCAGGCCATCTCAGCATCGCTATTCAAACCTACTTCATTAAGTCAGGCAGTTGAGCAGCTTGGATTTGTTCAGGCTGACCCGATCCGGTCACCGGCACGGGCTCAGGATCTTATCCTACGTCATCGGGTGGAAAATTATCGGGTAGGCGATCTTGAACAAAATTATTCGTCTATTCTGTTAGAAGAGGATTTTCTGTACGCCTATGGCTTTATGCCACTCTCAACCTGGCAGTTGCTCCATCCGAGGCACGAACGTGAGCTCAGTTCAGATGAACAACGCGTACTCGCTATTGTCGCTAGTCAAAAACGTATTCACCCGCGCGAACTGGAAGCGCACCTCGGTGCAGGACGTGAGCGTAATGATTGGGGCGGTTTCTCAAAAACAACGACCCGAACCCTGCAATCGCTCCACTATCACGGGGCCTTGCGGGTGGCAGAACGGGCCAATGGTATTCGGTTATATGCGTTGGCCAACCGGCAGCATGAGCCGATGGAGCCATCGGAACGCTTGCGTCAGCTCGTCTTGTTGATTGCAAACCTACTGGGTCCGCTATCGGATCGTAGTCTGCGCGCTGTTGTGCAGCATCTGTCCCGTGGCGCACCAACCCTGGAAGGAAGGCAGTCCAGTGTAAAAAAGCTGATCGAATCTGGCGAGCTTGCCTATGCTGTTGTTGATTCTATTCGGTATGTCTGGCCTGGTTGGTGGGCAATTGACAACCGACCCAATGAAACCGTTCGCTTTCTGGCTCCTTTCGATCCACTGAGTTGGGATCGCGCACGATTTGAGCATTTCTGGGACTGGTTGTACCGGTTTGAGGCTTATACCCCTCCTGCCAAACGGCAACTTGGGTATTATGCCATGCCGATGCTCTGGCGAGACGACATCATCGGGTGGGTTAACATCTCGAATCAGAACGGAAACTTTTTCGTTGAGCCTGGGTTCAAAAAAGACGTATCAAATGACCAGGACTTTGACCGGGAGTACGAAGCGGAAGTGGAGCGATTTCGCCTTTTTCTTCAAAAGCGATAG
- a CDS encoding MFS transporter yields MTVTTFNAFKSRNYRLFFAGQSISLLGTWMQKTAVSWVIYSQTHSKLMLGVSVFATLFPSALLTPVGGVFSDRYNRYRVLLLTQVLSMVQAILLTTVVFFKNYAVWEIILLSVILGLINAFDVPARQSLVYELVDDKKDLPNAVALNSSMVNLSKLIGPAIAGIAIEKLGEVVCFGLNAISFIAVISSLLLMKLPTYVPRLHTKNILGELAEGFAYVKETSSIRFIIIMLALVSLLVLPFTSLMPVYAKDVFRGTASTFGLLDSAIGLGAFIGAIFLASLKPGGNLSKILAINTFVFGAGLILFSYTPWYPLALFFLVIGAFGMMSQITISNTLLQTQAAPAMRGRVISMFVMVYASALPIGSLIVGTLSEHIGVQATVLGEGILALGIGVLHLRHLHTNKPRQTVSTLPEQLAPEVAPPV; encoded by the coding sequence ATGACCGTAACTACATTCAATGCGTTTAAAAGTCGCAATTACAGGCTGTTCTTTGCCGGGCAATCCATTTCCCTGCTCGGCACCTGGATGCAAAAAACGGCGGTAAGCTGGGTGATCTATTCGCAGACCCATTCCAAGCTCATGCTGGGCGTTAGTGTGTTTGCCACCCTATTTCCGTCGGCTTTATTGACACCCGTTGGCGGTGTTTTTTCAGACCGATATAATCGGTATCGGGTTCTGTTGCTCACGCAGGTTTTATCCATGGTACAGGCAATCCTGCTTACCACGGTTGTGTTCTTCAAGAACTATGCGGTTTGGGAGATCATTCTACTAAGCGTCATCTTAGGCTTGATCAATGCGTTCGATGTACCCGCCCGTCAGTCGCTGGTGTATGAGCTGGTCGACGACAAAAAAGACTTACCCAATGCAGTGGCGTTGAATTCTTCGATGGTCAATTTATCCAAGTTGATTGGCCCAGCCATTGCCGGTATTGCCATCGAAAAATTAGGCGAAGTGGTCTGTTTCGGTTTGAATGCCATCAGCTTTATTGCGGTAATTAGCTCGCTCCTGCTCATGAAACTGCCAACCTACGTCCCCAGGCTACATACAAAGAATATTCTGGGGGAGTTGGCCGAGGGGTTCGCCTATGTAAAAGAAACATCATCCATACGGTTTATTATTATCATGCTGGCACTGGTTAGCTTACTGGTCTTGCCCTTCACCAGCCTGATGCCTGTTTATGCAAAGGATGTGTTTCGTGGTACAGCGTCAACCTTTGGTCTGCTCGACAGTGCCATTGGACTTGGGGCATTTATCGGAGCCATTTTTCTGGCTTCCCTAAAACCCGGGGGCAACCTGAGCAAAATACTGGCCATTAATACCTTTGTTTTTGGGGCAGGGCTCATCTTATTTTCGTACACGCCCTGGTATCCACTGGCACTGTTCTTTCTCGTGATTGGCGCGTTCGGGATGATGTCGCAGATTACGATCAGCAATACCTTGCTTCAAACCCAGGCGGCTCCTGCCATGCGGGGTCGGGTCATTAGCATGTTCGTTATGGTGTATGCCAGTGCCTTACCGATTGGTAGTCTGATTGTTGGAACCCTATCAGAACACATTGGCGTACAGGCTACTGTACTGGGAGAAGGCATTCTGGCACTTGGGATTGGTGTGCTACACCTTCGCCATCTGCACACAAACAAACCCAGGCAAACAGTATCCACTTTGCCTGAACAACTGGCTCCCGAAGTGGCTCCACCTGTCTGA